One Fundulus heteroclitus isolate FHET01 chromosome 8, MU-UCD_Fhet_4.1, whole genome shotgun sequence genomic window, AGCAGACGTGCTTCTAGAGCTAAACAAACGAAAAATTCTCTACAGCAGGCGTGTGCAGACTTTTTACACCCAGGGACATAATCATCAAGTTAATAGTACTCAATggccagtttttattttaattatcaaAACAATTCATTTTATAGTGAtctttttaaactattcaggAATTAAACCTATAATACTCTAACGAAACATAGTAGAAGAGAACTAAATATCAGAGGTCTAAGTTGTTTGCCTTCAACAAAAGTTGTAGTTTCCTCACTTTTTGAGTTGAGTGCTTCCTGCTGTCTTCTTGTTGatctagaattttttttattttattctgttaataAAAAGACTTTCTTTGAAAAACCCCAATGCAGTGAGCCAAGTGTAAAGAATAGGTGTGCCCAaggctgttttaaaataaagagccATTGGAGGTTTATTTCCCAACTTCTATGATGTTAACATTAAATGGAAACAAggctaataaaacaaaaatactttgtgttgtacggtacccaactttgtttttcatttaagaaaatataaacTGCTCTCTGAAGATCTCATCCTAAAAAAACAAgagataaaaatggaaaaacagaaaaccacatTCTAAGGAATTACAAAAAGCATTCATCTGCACTGGCTGGGGGCCAAATTAAGGATGGCTGTTCAGTAATAAtggtcaccatggtaactgttAGTGTAAAAGGCATAAGGCTTACAACATCACCTCCATAAGcattttgactttgttttaaaatagtagCAAAACCCAGATTTGCAGCTATGTGATGTCATTTCTCTCCCAACTATAAATTATTAATGGCCCTTTAATGTGGaaagtccagaaaaaaatattttgaaagctGCTGGATCTTTTAAGTACTAAAATCCCCAAATCGAAATCCTCCCAAACATTTtcttgtatgttttatttaacgGAGCCTGGAAAGTCAAGtctctataaaataaaaaaagcagcgTGTAAATCTGTCCTCCAGACATGTGCTGGTCCCTAAACTACTGGGAGTGCACTGAGCGTGGAGTACCAGCACACGTGTGGTGCGTGAGCTCATCCAGCATCTGGGCACAGCTACAGCGGGGAAGAAAAGAACTGAAGTGCTGATTAGGAGATCTTGTTCACGGTCACATGGAGCCAGCTGTTTGATACGACAACAGACCACCtacacacatgaaaacaaaTCACATCATCCTCAGAAATGACGAAGCATGTTTGCCCTCATTATTTCCCCCACTTGTGAGCTTTGATAAATGCTTACAGACGTTCTGGcagcagattaaaaacataaaacaactcATTAGCTTTTTTTAAGCTTCAATTAGGCTGTGTTTGCCACTTTAGTGCCATTCTTACCACTGCTGTTATTCTGCTAGCAACAGCAGCTCTTTAGCTAAAGCCGTCGTTCCACTCCATCACTTTGTCATATTCCTGTATCCTCTGCTTGATGTGCGACAGTTTGCTCTTTAGGTACTCGCATCGCTCCTTCTTCTCCAGGAAGGTCGGGTCCTGGGATGGTGCAACAGAAACATGTGTTAGTGGGAGACTAAGCTCTTTAAACTCCTTACTTCGTCTTTTCTGCGTGAGGATCAGAACCCGATATGTCTTAATCCTCTGAGCTGCAGAGCTTTGTTCAGTTACAATGCATGTGGACGTCCACATTGTTCTGTCCTCATTCTTCCattacagcaaataaatatgCTGAAGTATGTGCCACCTGGACATGAAGCTGGTCAGCgtttaaagctaaaaaaatagaCCTGGTAGAACCAACAGAGCAGACGTGGATGCTTTCAGCTGATTCGAGCTGGCTAGCAAAATATGAAGCATTTATCTTATGTtctaaacaaaaacactttgcATCGTTTAGTTTCCAACTATAAAGGAAAGGGTGCAGAAGAGAACCCTTCTGCTAAATCCAATGTAATTTATCAAAAATATAATGATAATCTCGCTGTGCTCTGTGGCCATCTCTGCTGGTAATGGTCTTCCAGGTTCCATACTCGCTGGGCTGCTAGTTCGGTTCTGGTCCACTCTCAACATCTAAAGGAGACCACGCTGATattgttttcctgatgtttcaCGAGTTAAATCTACACTGGAAGAAAAACTGATCCGTTTTCAGTCTGTGCATTTGGGTAGTTTTATAAACAAGGGTCCAAATTATCTAAAGCAGGACCTAAACCTACTTTACAAAACCTCGGACCAACAGAAATGATGTTAGGATTGTTTTGAGCCAGTAAGACAAACGGGTACAGCTGCTGGAGTCTGTGACACTGCTGTATGGCCCCTGTGAGACAACTGCGCCATGCTTAGATGGCGCAGTTGGTAAAGATACGGCTGCAGAGATGCATCCTAGCTGCTACAAATGTCTGGAGACAATCAGAGTCCAGCCATCCAGAGATgtgtccctgctccaacacacccGGACCAAATGGCTAATTGCCTCCTCAGCATGAGGTCAGGCTCCTCGGTGTCCTGCTAGTGACCTGATATTTAGTTTCAGGTGTGTCAGAGCAGagaaacatctaaaagttgTTGGACAACCACTCCTGAAGGCTGGAGTTTGACCCCTGTTCTTATAGAGAACACAGGCCCAGCATGAACTGGGAACACTAAACACGTCTGTAATAGAGACGAGGAGCtcacgtttttcttcttctgataCTCCTGCAGGATTCTGTTGATGCGATCCACCTCCTACAGACAAAGAGGAAGTATTTAAATGCGGTGGAATCATGACGGAGTGAAACTCTGTATGGAAATCAGATGACGGCACAAACAGCAGCCTGAATGGAGCCGATAAGGAATGCGAGGGTGGAGAGGAACAGGAAGAGGACGTAGAAGCAGAGGAAGCGACAGGGACAAGTAATGAGGCACATTTTGACAGCGCGCACAATGAGAGGAATTTTTCTGAGAAACGCACAACAAATTTAGAATAGCGCTGGTCACTGAGCTTCACCAACACTGCAGTAGATAGAGTCCATCATACCAATTCCCACCATTTACTGCTAAGCTTGACTCGTCTCCTAAaagatttcttgtttttccctttttgtgaCCCACTCCATCATTCAGGTCATCAACAATTTTAATATCAGGCAaatataacctgaataaaaacaaaatgcacttCTCAAAAgaccatttcatttattaaaggaaGCAATCCCTTAGGAGAAATCTAGTGAACTGCTCTTAAGTGGGAGCCTTTAGAACATCACACCATCAACAAAAGTCTTAAGGACTATCgtggtgtttttttctgtaaatataaGATGGGTCTTTGCTACAGAGGCCATCTTTACCCAGGCTCTccttcttattgttgaatcatgaacttTGACCTTAACAGAGCAAGTCCTGCAAAGCTTTTGATGTTGTTCTCTCAACAGCAGCACATCTTCAAGGCAAGGctaggcaagtttatttataaagcacttttcagtagtAGGATGATTCAAAgggctgtacatgaacagaaaaagaaatattacattaacaaaggaataagctaataACCTTCAGTCAGATGCATCTTCATGAACATGTAGCCATGAAATATATCCCCCTGTCATAATTATCTACATCAGTTTCACTTTAATtcggttgtaaaaaaaaaaagttaatcccTAATGGTATTCagatttattaagattttactGTATATAGTGAAGACACAGATCATCTTTCTAGATGCTGTTGTCAAAATTCTTTAAAGATTTGTCAATCAGCTCTGACTTTGTTTTGACTGTTGGTGAATGCGGCTGGTTTAAGTGGCTTACAGGCACCAGTTGATTCATAAGAGTGAACACAACAAGTGGTTCTTATGACACATCCAGTGCTAGGGTTTCCAGAGGACAGTAAGAGAAGGCTTCAATCCATTTGGTCCAGAAATACTGAAAACTGAAGAGGAACTACCTCCGATAATAACAGGAACTGTTAAAAGGTCAATGCACAGCTATGGATTTGGCCAACCCCTTCCAGCAACGCGTtgcacacattaaaacaaaagaaaacgtACCTTTCAACACTCaagtttcttgttttgatcACAGAATTAACCTGAAGTTTAAATTGTGAGAAATATCATCATTTTGAGAAGTGTGAGGAATGTGTGCGGCCATTCACCATCTGGGTGGTGGGCTGCTGAGGCAGGCTGCGCATCATGGCGTCCATCTCATCAAACTTCTTCAGCGTGAGCTGCACATCCGCGTGGAGCTCTTTGTACTCTGCGTACTGGTCGTTGAACACGGCCCGGTACTGGTCCCGCTCCTCGTCAGACCGGATCACAGGGTACTTCCTGCAAAATGGATGATGAACATTAAAAGACCCTATCtgcaccgtgtgtgtgtgtgtgtgtgtgtgtgtgtgtgtgtgtgtgtgtgggggggggggggggggcgcactATCCTGCTAGGAGAGGCTACAGCCATCAGGAAGTAGCATTTCTGTAGAAACGTTAGCATTAGCTAGGTGGGATATGTCATAGAAAATCCACATGGATGGCAGAACCCAAGGTTCCCCAGCAGAACATTGTGCGGCGCTCCACACTGCCAGCGCTGCATTGCCAGCTTCCCATAATGCAACCTGTTACTATATGTGGCCCTGCTAAGCAACTCACATGCACCTGACCATCCATGTGATGTTACAGAAAACATGGTTCAGGCTCTGTGGTCCAGTTCTCACGCCACTTTGTTGGCCCCTTCCAGTGCTGGACTGGGGTCAGCATGAACACACCGGAGCTGCTCTACAGCTCTGCAGTCACATGTGCAAACAACTGAGCTGCAGTGTGTGTTCTGACACCTTCCTCTCTGAACCAGCATCAACGACCCAGTCCTACAACCATAACAATTTGGCACTCGTCAAACCCGCTAAAATCCTGCTTCTAACATGTCTACTACAAGCAGCCCACCAACAGTGCCACAATGAAGACACAATCAGTGTTATTTACATCACCGATCATCATGTTACATCTTATCACATTAGTGCATCCCTATAATCCAAAACTCCCAACATAACCACACAGTCAAATATTTCTAGAGCTTAACGTTCGAGAATGATAAAGTAAATGTGTCTTTACAACCTCAGGGGCCCAACAGTCAGGTGCTGCTGATCAAACCGACTGGATCCACTGGTTACCAGTCAATCTTAGTGTTTGGTCCGATGTTAGCACAACGCGAAGGAGGACAGACTTCAGCAACAGTAACTAGCTGAGGTGAATAACAAAGTCAGCTCCACTActtctctcttctttttgtatttatggCAGCACTTACGCAATATAATCCGGCACAATGACGGGCTTTGGGATGTGTCCTGATGGTATCGCTCCCTGCACAACCTTTGGAACAAGTGCTTTTGGTGCAGCTCGGATGGGAACGACAGAAGAGCCTTGGACCTGCTCGGGAAATCTGGGAGCCGGAGCCGAATCTGGAACCATCTGAACAGATGACGGCCAACAACAGAACCGCGATTATATAGATGGAATGAAGAGCGGTCAGACGTAGGTTTTAGTTTATAACAGGGTACATACCAGTGACCGCACAGCGTGAACCTCAGAAGGCTGCATCTTGAAGGAACAAAACAGGAAAGTAGAATCCTTTCAACATGGAGTAAATCATCTCTTTTCTTGCAATAGGCAGACAGTTTAATCCTTCCAACACATTGTAATCAGGGCATGAAAACTCAACATGTTGCAGCACGCTATAGAGACACCGTAGTAGATATTTAACTATACGAATGAAGCCACAAGAACTACTGTCACAGAAAAATGTCTGGAGAAAACAATATTATCTGTCTCTGTGTGaggttttgtttctgctgtgatctatttgtttatttaatactACATAATTGATAATAACAGATAGCATCTGAAAAGAGCGTCGATTGAAGTATTCGCTGAGGATACACAACCAGAACTgcaatctttttaaaaacttaaacacattttccatataactgcagctttaaatgctCTGAGGTAGTGTAAAcaggagagaaaacaataatgcattttaaaacacCTAACAAGTAAAATCTGTAAAGTGTAGCGGGCATTTGTAATAACTATTATTGTATTCACTAATTAGCCGATGAGGGGTCTCCGAGTAAAAGGGCTTAGCACAAACGcacgccgcacttttcagatttaattaGTAAATAAATGTGAGAAACCATATACCGCAACATTTCCCCCCCACGTCTGAGACAAAGTCCTGTTTCTACTTTAGGAACAGGATCTAATTGATATGTAATAACAACAATGCCTCGTTTTTCATGGCTTCCTCGATGTGGGGCAGCGTCAGGATTAAACTCACATCTGGAATTTCAACTTTAAATACTATTAAAATAACACCGTTATCCAAATAGTAACAGCAAgtataaatttataaatatttgtgcAACTATTTCCTAGCAGAGTTCCTGATTTGTTCCACCCCCAAAACAACACATTGTTGTTCCTTTTATTGTACACAACTCTCCATTTAAAAACTTCTTGTTTGAATGGTCTATATTCTAAACACAAGTAAAActaattaaatacataaaaactgtGTTTCGTATAAATGAGCATTGTCCCAGAAAAATGAAATACTTAGGATACTAGAACCACTGTAATAGTAATTCTACCTTCAGTAGTTGAGCTAAGACATTAGGCATTACAAGCCTGAGGTAGAAACTAAAACTGTAAGCTTTAAGTTCTGACATGTTTGCTTTTTGAAACAAGGTTTGAGGTTGAGTTTTTTCAGATCCTAGGAGGCTGTTTTCAGAGTTTTGAGTTGCTTATCTGTCACAGAGACCTCATCTACTCACTCGACCACACCTCCAAGTCTGTTTGCATAGTCTGTGCTTAGCTCTTTCGTAACGTCACCTTTATGGGAACGTGTTCGCAGCAAAGGGTGCGGAACTTTTGGAAACGATCTTTTGCTCTTAACAGGAACACCTCGGTGAATTCTAGGAATCCCAGAACCTGGCCCACCACAGGGAACAAAACAAGCACATCTGGCGGAGCTCTCACCTCCTGGCCGTACCTCTCCCGGTACCTGCGGGCGGCCTCGTGCCTCCACAGCTTCAGACAAACACCGGCCCCGATCAGATACACAACCATGGTGACAAACAGGAAGATTATGGCTGCGGTCTGACCGGCCTCGGTTCTGCAGAAGACCCCGTTGATGCCGTTGTTGAAGACCGGGTAGGAGCAGAGTCCTCCGCGGGTTGTGTCCCTGACATAGACGATGGCTGGTGAAGAAAAAGCAGCCGAGCTGTTACCGTGAGCTGAACTGGCAAAGACAAAAGTGGCAGGTCCTCTAAAGTTAACTCGTTTATCCACACCCTGCTCTGCGGCTCTGGGATCATCAGTCCATCTTTAGAACGGCTAACAGAGACATTTGACTTGAGGACCTAATGCCAAATGCTTTGATTTGACCTGAATGATTGGAATGGCTTGCTGTTCTTTTCAGGTTAGGTGAAAGGCTATAAAATGTAATATGAATGTAAACAACGTGTCATAAACTAAAGTCTCCTCACAGATTTATAGCCTGAAATGTAAAACCCTGGATGACAGATGGAGCGTCACAAAAACAGAAGCTGATCACAGATTCTCTTCTCAAGAAGTTgcttgacaaaaaacaaaaaaacatttagcattttaagTTGGTGATCTGGTTCTATTTATCTTCAGGAATGTCAGCATCACAGTTTTGGCCAGTCGTTTTAGAATCAAGCTGATAACAACGCCCccaataaatggaaaaaaaagtgttgattttaaaaatgtcatccagtgtcattttgtctcatttgttgaaaaacaattttcaaattctgattggctgagatgCATCAGACTTGAGGACTTCCCATTAGCGCGGGCCGATAATTCAATACtgatatatatcgattgataaacgtatatcgatgatagaaaaaaaatggtcaataaaaagttcaatagaataacagttttcgtTCATTATGCATTCTAGTCATAGATTGATATTAATTTCACCCGCCCAACCAATCAAAATCAGACCCAGGAACGTTCTgacaccaagctccgccccttcaaagagttgaGAGAGAATGTgttgtatttttcatttttttaaaacttacagctttgataaaaagttggttgaataaagggttgagtttgaattcagtgtttgtgtgttctgtatctaaagcaacagcataaaatggtcagggctgcacttaaaatatatcatattgatcaatatcgatcaatatgatttgtattttatcaatatgctttttttcctatatcgtccagacCTACTTCCCATTAGTGTATATCAGAAGAAACCGTTCCAAAAggtacttgaattattgcgtcTTGCTCAAAGCTTTGGATCTAAATAAAAAGCGCTACAGAGGTGTTGGCCACGCATCCCTTACCTGCTGCCATGTAGAGCACAGCCAGAGCCAGGTTTATGACAAACTCAGTCAGGGGCCACCAGTTGGAGTCCAGCAGGATGGTGCGGTAGTACATGGTCATCTCCAGCACCAGCAGGATCACCGTCACCAACCACGCCAGCCCCGCCACCACCAACACAAACGGAGTCTTGGGTCCGCTGTAGTACGAAGCACCTGACACGCCGCTGTAAAGGCCTGGCCCATACCCTCCTCCGGGAGAAGAGTATCCAAACATGTTGAACCACTCATTGTCTTTGTGGATGTACGCGCAGACGCAGGCGAACACCGCCGctcccagcagcagctccacgcAGCCCAGAATCCTCAGTAGCCCCGCCCACGACTTCATGTAGCCATAGCGCTGGTGGTACTCCTCTACCCGCTCGCTGTAGGTCAGCGCTGTGCGGTGTGTGTGCCCCGACACTGACCCATGGGCGTCTAAAAGCTCCTTGCGGGAGTTGTAGCTTCCAGCTGAGCCCCCGTAGGGATCCCGGTAGGATCCAGGAAGAGAGGGGGATTGTGGGGGGGAACAACGTACCCCCTCACtggtgctgttgttgttgttacagGAGGACTCAGGCATGGACCAGGCCTTCTTGCTGCTGCGGTTGCTCCCCCTGAAGAAGTTTTTCCAAGAGTCCGGGATGAACCGGTGAACCGGCTTGATGTCGAGGGCAGGGTCCAGTTCTGGCTCGGTGTCTCCCTCGCTGCCGCTGGGGTCAAAGTCTGGGCCGACAGGAGGCTGGTCAGGAAGCGGCGGAGGGGGAAGTGGGTCCGCGCTCTGGGCCAGACGAGGGGCTCCCTGCTCCCTCAGGTCATAGGGCTCGGCGCGGGGTAAGGGCTCATGAGGAACCTGGTCGTAATAGGGCGACTGGCGGACACGCTCAGTGCGTCCGGGAAAGCCTCCTCCAAAGGACATGAGGGCGGTGGTGGTCcctgaaaacacacagacaggtgAGGAAACTGATGTGAAAAGAATCACTGGTTGTCCC contains:
- the marveld2a gene encoding MARVEL domain-containing protein 2, whose amino-acid sequence is MSFGGGFPGRTERVRQSPYYDQVPHEPLPRAEPYDLREQGAPRLAQSADPLPPPPLPDQPPVGPDFDPSGSEGDTEPELDPALDIKPVHRFIPDSWKNFFRGSNRSSKKAWSMPESSCNNNNSTSEGVRCSPPQSPSLPGSYRDPYGGSAGSYNSRKELLDAHGSVSGHTHRTALTYSERVEEYHQRYGYMKSWAGLLRILGCVELLLGAAVFACVCAYIHKDNEWFNMFGYSSPGGGYGPGLYSGVSGASYYSGPKTPFVLVVAGLAWLVTVILLVLEMTMYYRTILLDSNWWPLTEFVINLALAVLYMAAAIVYVRDTTRGGLCSYPVFNNGINGVFCRTEAGQTAAIIFLFVTMVVYLIGAGVCLKLWRHEAARRYRERYGQEMQPSEVHAVRSLMVPDSAPAPRFPEQVQGSSVVPIRAAPKALVPKVVQGAIPSGHIPKPVIVPDYIAKYPVIRSDEERDQYRAVFNDQYAEYKELHADVQLTLKKFDEMDAMMRSLPQQPTTQMEVDRINRILQEYQKKKNDPTFLEKKERCEYLKSKLSHIKQRIQEYDKVMEWNDGFS